The DNA window CATGCGTTCCGCCACCCCATTCTGTTGCGGTGTCTCCCTAACCGTGAAGTGCCTCACAATACCCTCATCTTGACAAACTTTCAAGAAAGGATCAGACTTATATTCACCCCCATTGTCTGATCTGAGAGTCTTGATCTTTCGACCGCTTTGCGTTTCAATCATCTTTTTCCACTTCAGGAATATCTTCAAGACTTCATCTTTACGCTTCATGGTGTACACCCATATTCTTCTAGAGAAGTCATCAACAAAGGAGACAAAATAATGGCTACCTCCCCAAGATGCATTCTTGgaaggtccccaaacatcagtgtgaacataatcaagaatgcctttAGTGTGGTGAATAGCAGTGCCAAATTTTACTCTAGTTTGCTTACCCAACACACAATGCTCACAGAATTCCAATTTGCATGCCTTTGCACCTTTCAATAAGCCTTGCTTCACCAATCCTTGCAACGCTTTTTCACCAGCATGCCCAAGACGCATATGCCATAACCTCGTGGTGTCTGTGCTATCTGCGTCAGCAGCTTCGGTGACAGCTGCTCCACCAATAATTGTACTCCCCTGCAAGAAATACAAGTTATTTCGTCTTATACCTTTCATCACCACCAGTGCCCCATACACAGCTTTAAGAACTTCACCCTCCATGGTGATCTTGAGACCCTTAGATTCCAATGCACCCAGTGAGAtgagatttttcttcatatccggtacataccgaacatcaCTTAATTCTCTGACTGTTCCATCATGCATCTTCAAACAGATTTTGCCTATCCCTTGTGTTTTGCAGGCATTATTATTACCCATCAAAACAACTCCACCATCCAGCTCCTCGAAATTAGAAAACCATTCCCGAATGGGACACATATGATAGGTGCAACCTGAATCCAAAATCCACTCATTTGAGTGACCATCAGCATATGAACTAGCCAAAGCAAATTCGAAATCATCATCTTCAGATTTTGCAATATTTGCTTCAGAACCcgctttctccttctctttgttcttcaatttgggGCAGTCTTTCTTCCAATGCCCCTTTTGGCGACAAAAAGCACATTCATCTTTAGCAGGAAACTTCCCTCGTGACTTTGAACGAGATTTTCCCCACTTCCCAGATTTTCTTTCCTCTATTCGACCCCTTGCAACAAATGCCTCGATTTGTGAATTGTGAGTCTTCAGTTCCTTCTTACGACACTCATGATTCACCAATGCCGCAGACACCTCATCAAGTTTCACCTCGGATTTTCCATACAACAgagtagttgtcaaatgatcataATCATCAGGCAATGAATTTAACAAACATAGTGCCTTGTCCTCGTCAGGAATTTTCACATCAAGGTTTGCTAAATCAGCAAGTATTTTATTATAATCATTGAGGTGTTCGTGCATAAAGATACCTGGACGATACTGAAATCGGAAGAGTCGCTTCTTCAAGAAGAGACGATTTTCTGCGCTCTTGGTCATATACTTATCCTCCAATTTCGTCCATAACTCCTTAGCTGAAGTTTCCTTCATATACGGGTATTTCAACTCCTTATCAAGGAACGATCGAATAGCAGCACAAGCATGAAGATTAATTCGCGTCCACTGCTTGTCATCAATATCTTCTGGTTTATCTTCCAGAACCATATCCAACTCTTGTTGATACAACACATCCATAacttcacattgccacataccaaaattattagagcCATTGAATTTATCAACCTCTAACCTTGTAGTAGTGGTTGGATGTCTATTGGATGTAGACGAAGACGATGTTGACCCCTTCTTTACAGATTCGTCTTTATCTCCAGCCATCTACTCGGCACTGTTCACAGGTACTGTAGCAGTTCACTGTTCACAGAACTGTAGCACCAACACTATTCACAGAACTGGGCTCTGGTACcacttgttgtgcggaagcggcattcgactgtaagtgaatagtaagaCAGAACAGAATAAAAACACTAtcaacaagaacaccaagatttatactggttcggcaatgcctacatccagtttggagacgatggagtattccactataatcaatgagaacatacaatcgtgtttatcactcaatttcccaaagacccaaataacccaagctctcacacttacaataggaagagaaaaccaaaaatacaaagcaagacaatttgagaaaattcttctctATGCCAAATGGCTTCTTGCTCTTTCTCCTCTTCCTTGTTCTTCTCTACTTCTCCATGCTTATGAGCTACACCTTGCTCTCCTTTTATAGCTaaagaaaagcttctcaaagacatcaatggCCAAAGGCCTAACATCAAGTCAAAAAGAATTAGGCATAAGTGCATCCAATTTTGGTTTCCCACATGTAGCATGCCATCCAACAATTTTGACCACAAAAGTAGCCCAAAGATTTGGACTTTGACTACATGTTTGAGTCAATAATCAACAGGCCCCTTCGTCCAATTGTAAGGCCGATACTCATCAAATGTCATAGGCAAGTAAAGGGCAGGTCGATAATCTGTGACAAGAGCTTTGACAGGTTCAATCATCAAATCACTCTTTGGGTTATAAAACAAGGCCAGTGAAGCTCTGTCTTTAACTGAATGCACAATCACTCTATGCTCTGTAAATTGCCTTGCTCAACACCTGAGTTTGATCTCCGACGTTCACGATGAAGGCATTAGGAACAGGCGTCACAGTCACCCAATTTTCACCTTTACGAACTTGAAGTCCGGCCACATTTTCATCGGGTAAGAGAAGGGTCAGGCCACCTGGTTCAGAGTGTTCTGAGAGACCAAGGGTTAGGTCTGGCTGAGGGCATTTTGGATAGAAACTGACCCGTAAACATGCCCCAATGTTCTCTTCTCCTCCGAAAGCATTGAGAAGTTGGTCTTCCCCAAGTTCAAGGTCTTCCCACATAGTTTAATTGTTGCTTCACTGTATTCTTCAATCAATCTCCTACAAacatcacattgaaaaattagTACTTTGACTTATGACATGCAATAGTGTTTCCTAGTAATTCAAATGGGCTTAATAAGTTCAGAAATAATAAGTCGTCATGACCAATGATACTTCACACTTGAAAAGAACACTCTAACAAAATAAACGTATGCAGTGTTCTTTCCACAATAAACTGATAACataatttatgtgtctaaaaaGCCACCTAAAACAGACGATTCTATATATTTTGGCGTTAGTAATATCATTATATACACAAAGGAAATGTCATAAAAGCACGTTTTCAACGTTGGTAATAAATTTATaccagaaaaatgaaaaatgaaaaatgaaaaatacctGCATGAAGATGGGAGAGCAGGCCACTTCTTGTGGTTTCTGAGCTGGAGAGGCATGCATTGAAGAAAGTAATAATCACTCCAATCCAGAATAGCCCCCTTCTCAACTCCCAGCCGACTTCCGTACCCTTCGTACGTACTCGGCTTGTTGGAGTACTCCTGCTTCACCTCCAGCGGCTGCCCAAAGAACTCGCGCCATGTCTCCCTCGCCTGCTTCATCAGCTCGTGGTTCACCCCGTGGTTCACCACCTGAAAAAAACCCTCACTCCCTGCAGGCGCTCGAGATCGAACGTATAGTCGACTCGTGGAGGCTCCTCTTGTCGCTCAAAAGGTCCTGAAGGTCAATGACTGGGATGTTGACGTCAGCATGCGGTGGTCGTTGGTGTTTGGCGGTGATGGTCGTTTGGATGGTGGCTGGATGTAGAGTTCGGGGATTGCAGTTATGCCGCTTTCTGCTAAGGACTGGACTCTCACGATAGGCTCAGGCCAAGACTGAAAGCAGCTCATGATTGTGGTTATGTTTCTAGAAAGATGGGTTTAAATCTGCAATGCAAGAGCGAGCCAGTAAGAGGAGGAGATAGGAGGTTTATATAGAGTAGTGGAAGGAGGGTGAGGGTGGGGGAATTTCTGGTTCTGACAAACTAAGTCCCCAAGTGAGCTTTATCTAGCTGGCATTTCTCATCGGGTGCATGAGGTCGTATACTCGTCCTGTCGTGAGTCCTTGCTTTAGATATATGATTCATTGAAGGAAACTAAAGTTGAGTACAATCACAAAATGTAACATTGTTGGAGATTCTGCCATTTCTGGAAAATGGTTTCTAATCAAGCCACTTCCTGATGAggaatataatataattgagtTCTGAAGGTTGAGAATCTTGAGATGAGATAAAAGTACGAAGGATAGGTTTTAGTAAACATAGTTTCTATTTTCGACTTCCTGGTGGACTTCTTAACATCGGTTCCCAGTAGGATTTCATTGGACAATACAAGTTGTCATCGGCGGACCAACGAAGGGACCACAACGGTTCCAGGCCcaacttaacatttttttttaacgcATAAAAGTTTAGTGTTATACTTATATTTTTTAAggtttttagtttaatttcttctttgggTTTGATTTGAGATTAGTGGCTCCTGTAAAGTTTAAGCAATCCGTTGCTTGTGAGTTTTGAGCACagatttaaatatcgatattatcggcgatatttcgccgataatatcgatttttCCGGTCGGCGATATTTTAACTGGTTTCCGTGGGGTTTTcggccaaatatcgcgatattatcgataatatcgataatatcgcgatatttggaaattatcggcgaaatatccatGGACGGTGGAATCGGAATCCGAGGCGacgtcggagaagaacgccggagaccGTGGGGCGATTCCCGGGCcggtttcgtcccaaaaaccttgcaaaaacacaaatCTTAACATTAATTTCACAAATATACATCAGATTTCACAAATATACAAACGATTCAAGGCAAGGTGAAGTCGGagagattagggtttagggtttcatgGAATCTCACCTGACGAAGCGGAATACGAACGATCCTTGCTTCGCGGCGCACCTCTGACTTCGCCTGAGCCACGATCAACGgcgatctctgtgtgtgtgtgtgtttgggagaagagagatcgaagAAGATGGATCCAGAAACCCGATCGAAGAAGAAGGATCCAGAAACCAGATCGAAGAAGAAGGATCCAGATCGCGGGAGAGACgaagacggagagaccgagggagagacggagacggagagaccgaggcagagacggagacggagagaccgaggcagagatggagacggagagaccgagggagagacggagacggagagacggagacggagagaccgaggcagAGACGAAGAcggagagactgagggagagacggagacggagagaccgaggcagAGACAGAGACGTAGAGACGGAGATGGCGATGAGGTGGTGTCGCCGTTGATGTGGTGTGGAAGTGAGGGTGTGGGTTGTTcacggggagaaggagagagtgcagagagtgcagagagtgcagagagtgcagagagggCGAAGAGGGAGAATGAGGGTTGTTcacggggagaaggagagagtgcagagagcgATGATGGGGTGTCGCCGTTTAAGTGGTGTGAAAGTGAGGGTGTGGCGTGTGGGTTGGTTcacggggagaaggagagagtgcagagagagtgcagagagagagcacggtagagatgagagagtgagggaaaagagagatctgagagaaaagagagacggTGACACAAAAGCAAGGTGGGCCCTGGGCACACCTATTAAgatcaaaaaataattttaaaagtaagataaatgaaaatacaatttaaattgggggtgggtgtaacaatctacccctcttaaaagaatttcgtctctttaatttaaaattacttactaaactgaaatactagaaaataggaagaagaatatatgtataaagagaaatcaagtccaaataattacatcatattaaaatttgattaatttttttttcagttacatatattctatatgataaatttctattttaaatcaagtccaaataattacatcatattaaaatttgattatttttttttcagttacatatattatatatgataaatttctattttaaatcaaatccaaataattacatcatattaaaatttgattatttttttttcagttacatatattatatatgattaatttctattttaaatcaagtccaaataattacatcatactaaaatttgattaatttctttTCAAGTATCTACTTTTGAACTACTCACCACGTTCATTCTATGTgatgctaagtcactcatgtatcttaccatacaatgtataaagtgtaaaatattgtactaattcattatatataaatgattatggtgtgtttaaacttattttattaattactacatattttctacacttacaatgtttgccagcttgctatataatcaacttaaatctgttaaatccatcatgcaatgcatttccttccaattttttgtgataaactaatagataattgactaaataaacatcctgcaaagtttcaataaaaatttccaagtttttcttacaatttccgtggtttccatgtaatttttatcgatatcgatattttaccgatatttccatcgatatttccgtgttttcggactaccgatatttccgatatcaccgatattttcttccttggttttgaggagggaggagagaggAAGACAGTTAGAAAGACATGGGGTTTTAGGTTTAATAATGATAATGATGAGGACAACACCATAGTAGACTAAAATGACGATAGTTAGTTCCTCATCACACAACAAAGTATGTTATGTTAGATTATGAGAGCTTTTCAGATTGAGACTTTGGAGCCCCTtgggccatctctaaccgatcCAGCCAGAGGGCCTTAGGGCTCCAAATAGCCCGAAATGGCACGATAACAGTCTCTAATCGAGGGTTAGGCCAAAGGACTCGTGGGCCCCACCGGACCaaaaataccaaattaggcCAACTGGCTGGCCCAAATGAACCAGCCCAAAGTTTGAATTGCCACGGCTACCTAGCGTCAGCATGACTCCAACTAGCCATAgctatgtcacatcccgacccgagcccccaccacatcccaggcttgaCTCTGccatagcacaatattgttcgctttgggccccgaccatgacctcacggttttgtttctgggaactcacacgagaaattcttagtgggtcacccatcatgggattgctttcgcgcgaactcgcttaacttcagagttctgatggaacccgaagccagtgagctcccaaaaggcctcccACTCCCTtggacgatgtgagatgttacaatccaccccc is part of the Malus domestica chromosome 12, GDT2T_hap1 genome and encodes:
- the LOC139187682 gene encoding jasmonate-induced oxygenase 3-like, translated to MWEDLELGEDQLLNAFGGEENIGACLRVSFYPKCPQPDLTLGLSEHSEPGGLTLLLPDENVAGLQVRKGENWVTVTPVPNAFIVNVGDQTQVLSKSNAASAQQVVPEPSSVNSVGATVL
- the LOC139189892 gene encoding uncharacterized protein; this translates as MDPETRSKKKDPETRSKKKDPDRGRDEDGETEGETETERPRQRRRRRDRGRDGDGETEGETETERRRRRDRGRDEDGETEGETETERPRQRQRRRDGDGDEVVSPLMWCGSEGVGCSRGEGESAESAESAESAERAKRENEGCSRGEGESAESDDGVSPFKWCESEGVACGLVHGEKERVQRECRERAR